TGAATTTGAATATGATTTACAATTTCCCTCATCTCATCAGGCAACCATCGAACcagaaaacaaaaatgtcgattcaaagattgaaaaactgGATAAAATACTGAGAAGTTCGTTCCTATCGGCACCTAAGCCAAAATCTAAAGCACCTGTCACGAGTACAATTGCCGAAAATATCCAAAAACCGAAGTCACCTGTAATCAAAATATCCTTCGAAGATCAGAACCGCCTGGTTCCAGTTAAGTCAGCCGAAGCCCAGTTTACAGAACccaacaaattgaaaaatcctTTTCAGTCCAGAAAGAGTACTGATTTGGATTTACGTAGGGTCAAATCCAGTGAAGTGCCCTCAAGGAATACAGAAAGTGGCGGACTCTTCTCTTTCTGGAAGAAACCTAGTAAAAAGGGAAGTGTTTCTCCATCAAGAAGGCTCAGCTTGTATGACGAAATTACCTGGGATGATCAAAACAAACATccaaaagagaagaaaagaacaTTACTCGGCAAGTTCACAAAGCATTAATGACCTTCTTCCAAATTAAAGCCCACTTTAGATATTTAATgacatttttatatattatttaacaTTTTTATAAGGTATGCgaaaaataattcatctaTCAAAAGTTCACCGTTTTATATTCAATGACTACGAAATAAACATTACATATGCCACCAAAGAAGGATGACAAACGTGGCTTGAAGACGGAGTTACACCCTGCCTTGCGATCTTCGAATTTTACCTTGATTAAAGAGCAACAGCGTGAAGTAAATCCATATTTAGCAACTTCAGCGAAGAATTCAACGCCATACAGGCATAAGTTATTAAGATTTCATAAGCCAGGTGAAGTCAGTGCTATTATTGAACGTCAAAGAGAGGAAAGAAAGACTGAGGATATCAAAAGGCGACAAGATGCATTAAGACTACAAGAGCTCGATAAAAAGAggaatgaagaagaaaagttgaaaattttgtcagGCGAACTGCCTGATCTGAGTATAGGAGAAGATAAGTTCCTCAAGAATAGTAATGATATCCCTGATACAGTTGAATGGTGGGACAAAATCTATTTGGATCAAacttttaatattttacaaaagtATGAGGATGAAACCTACAattctgatgatgaagatgaagatgacgagACCCCTTCCATATCCTATGTCCAGCATCCAATACCTATAAAAGTCCATGATATACGTGTGCCATCTAAAGTGTATTTGACTAAGAAAGAACAGAAAAAGCTGAGgagagagaaaagaaagttgAAAAGGGAAGAAATCGAAACTAAAATCAAATTAGGCCTTCAACCAAAACCTGAACCAAAAGTCAAAGTAAGTAATATGATGAATGTTTTAGAAAGTAACCAAAATATAACGGATCCAACTAGTTGGGAAAAAACAGTGAAAGAGCAACAAGAGGAGAGAAAAAGGAAGCATTATGaaatgaatgaaaaaaGGCATGAGGAAGCCATTAAAAAACGTAAAGCATTGCATAATAATCAAACTCTAACTTCTGCTTATAATTCTACCATGAATAACTGTTGTAAAATATACTGGTTCAAAAATGTACAAAATCCAAGGATAAGATTCAAGTTAAAGGCCAATAGCAAACAATTGTCCCTACGTGGGGCATGTCTGCGTGTTAAAGACGAAGGTTCTGgcataattattgttattggagaagaaaaaaattgtaactTCTATGACAAATTGGTTATGAAAAGGATTAAATGGGATGAAAGCTTTGAGGATAAATCGGACAAGACAGGAAATATTATAGCTATGACAGGGAACTATGTGAAAAAAGTTTGGGAAGGATACTTGGATTTTGAGGTCATTAAATTCCCCAGAGGCTGGTTTATGAAAGTGTGTGAAACAGAAGAGGCATTGAAAAGCACGTTGCAACAATTCAATGCTGAGAGTTTCtgtaattttttgatcGAATAGAGAGAGTAGcagattattttgaaatagGAAATTCATCTCATTAGTATCTTATATAGGAGACGGTACCTAGTTTATATAGGCtatattcaatttcattcacGATTATTTACAGGATGAAGCATCGAAAACATGTTCCCTTCAGgattcatttattttggCCAAAATTTCAGAATCTCTGAATAAAATAACCTCATCATCGTTGTTCAATTTGACAGTGGAGCCACCAAATTGTGGGATTAAAACCTGATCACCAGCTTTAACTTGTGGGACAACCTTTGTGCCGTTAGCATCAGTGAAACCTGGACCGACAGCTAAGACAGTGGCTTGATTTAACTTTGAAACGTTCTTTTCAGGTAAGAATAAACCAGATGCAGTTTTTGCTTCGGctttaattctttgaaCTAAGACACGGTCCATTAAAGGTACAATTGATTTTGCAGATTTCAACAATGTGGACATGGCTTATATATTAGGCGTACTATGTTGTAAGATATTCAGCGCTGACTTACGATGAATGGTGCAAATAGTCATACTTGAAATTGCATCAAATGAGAAGTCAGTGGaaatttatagaaaaaaCCGATTCGATATTGAATCGCCATAAACGATTACAATCACGTGATTTGATAAAGTTAGATagtaatatttgaattataCAGATAGACGCCATAGCTATGAAGCCATTCTAGATGCATTCACTGCATCAGAGGCATGTTTATAATAAGTCATCTAAAGTTTGGGCAGAATCCCTCTTTATTAGCTCGAGCATTCCTTCCGGTAGTATTGGCTTATTATTGGAATCGAGAACGTATCTAAATGGCATTTCGGTTGCTTCATACTTGTTGAACCTGAATTCTGGATAGTCtatgaatttgatattttcaaagttgatCCCCTTCTTCACTATAAGTTGTGTGGTTCTCACAGCAGTATCGGTGGTCATTTGTTTGTCTCCAAGTCTTCTTCCCACTAAAAGTTCTGGATATTGCCTCTTTAACTCGCTTGTACGATCTCTTGGTGGATGATCTCCAAGAATGCCACCGAAAACGAAgtaatcaaaatcatttacTTCTGCAGGTTGCAAATCTGAAGTGGCTCTTGGATCTAAAAGACAAACCCTTCCATGTTCCATTGGCTTCAAAGTTGCGAAGTCCTTCTCAACGTGTCTAAGGTCCTTAGTTGTCCATTGTAAACCTAGTGATAGCAGCTTTTCTGGGATGTCCTTCTCGGTAGTACTTTCAGGTAGAGAAGATAAGATTAAATTTTTAGCACCAACATCTCTTATTATTTGGGAATACTCCAGAATAACCCATTCGCTGAAACCTTCGTCCATATGCTCAATGATGTACTTCATGACTGACTATTCGTTTCCTTTTAACTTGGCCCTCCACTGACTCAAAGTGCGCTATTCAAGATGGGCATCGATAGCTTTAttatttccaattttttttcaaatcaatgaGAGTCGCTCGACATAGAAAAAGACAGTATAAAGTAGTTGAAGTGACAGAAAGTCATGGCTACTTAGTACTGAGAATCTGTTATTAAGAATTGTGGAAATGTAAGGGCAGCGCATTGCCAGATCTCTCTTTTTCTGATTATAAATGACTCAACTAGAAGTTAATGCAAATGCCATATTCTATAgtctatatataaatttagTCTAGTGGTTTGAGAACCTTTCTCAAACagtcttcaaaaaataaggATCTcactttttgaatttccTCCGTGGAGCTGTTTTGATTTAATAGCTTCTCGTACTTCTGTTCCAATTGAATCTCACCTTccttttgtaaataatcGTAATCGGCAACATCCAGATCTAGATCCACTAGTTCACTGTCGTGAACACCGAAGGTAATCGTGCCCTTCGGAATCACCATAGAATTAACTTGTTcccattttctttcaagcACTTTATTTGCATGATCATTGTTGAGATTTGGATcagattcaattttaagATCTAACAATTTGCTATACAGTTTTCTTGCCTCCAACTTTTTGTTAATGACTTCATCCACTTGTTTACGTAATAAGGGTACGTCGATTCTTCCGACTTCCGCAGATAAAAGTGAATTAAAGTctattctttcttcatctcGTCCAAATTTACTAACTTGTAAGaactttattattttcgCAATCCAAGTAACAAAACCTTCAAAGATACCTTCTGTGTCATTGATGTAAACATCGTGGACAAagtcaaaaaatgaatcttGATGTTTTGTAACTAGATTGTTAATACTGTCGATGATGCTAAATTGTGTTGAGGTACCCACTTGTCCATTGATAATATCGTCCATCAATTTGATTAGGTCATCCataaatctttgaaaattctttaaGGCAACATCTATTCTAGCAAccttgaaaatttttatcattggTTCataaattaaagaaatagTTGCTTTTAATAATTGTGACAGTTCTGGATCCTGCCATAATTGGCGCATCAATCGTTTATCATGTTCTTTGATATACAATTGGAAAAGCTCTTTAATATGTTGGAAATATAAGCTGTGGGAATCAATCTCTCTTCCCTTTATTTTCCAAAGGCTGTAAGACTCTATCAATTCATCAACTGCTTCTGGCAagataatctttttttcagcacttttcattaaaataaGTAATACAATCGGCATTCCTAATGTCTCCGATTCTTCGTGGATTAAACCCATATCAATTATTTGATCACTTGAAGGTTTCTCAATCTGGAAAATTGTGTTTTTGAGACAAGTAATAATCAATCTTGCGTATTCTGCATCGTCATTTTTTAAGATGTTATCTTCTagttttttaataatatgCTTTTGACTCTTCAAATCATCGGTTAAAATGGTGGAAAACATTGtttgaagaagagattGTCCACCAAATGGTTGAGCCATGAATAAATccatcatatttttcattattatcataGGATTGGTAAATCGCATAATCTGTTCCATAATTTTATATGGCATTAACTTATGTAGTCGTCTGATTTGCGTATAGAATCCATAACTGTTGTCATTTCCCAAAAAGAGTTGATAGATGATGGAAGAGAGGTAAATTTTAGACCATTCAATAAAACCTCTTGGTAAAGCTGAGAGTTcagatattttatttttggttTTAAGCTCAACCATTAATGACAACAAATAGGCATCATCTTTTAGTAATGAAGCTTTAAACTCCTTCATGGAGTCTTGTAATTTTAAGGATTTTTCCAAAGCTAGCCTTTGGAATTTTAACTGATTTTCAAGATTGTTAATATCGACCAGTTCCCTGTTTTTTATATCCTCCTTTATCTCATTATTAAACTCTGTTTCATTAGCGACGTGACTGGACAAAAACTCTTGGAAAACATGACTTTCTGATACTTCTTTGTCTTTACTTAACGTTCTCAAATACTGTCTTAAAGATGTTCTCATTTTCTCGTGAGCTAGGCAACTCGTCTTCTGGTCTGATACATCATGAAATATGCTATCTTTATCACTTtcgtcatcgtcatcatcgtcatcatcaaattcttccTCATCCTCTTCCTCCCTTTCCTCTCTTTCTTGTTGTTCCTTTTCATCAGTCTCTACTTTTGCTAAAGGTTCGTTGAGATCTGGCATACTTTGTGAATTCGTTTTCGTTAGTGGCTGAGAATAGGATTCTTGTAAAGAACTAGTGGATTTGTTACTAGAGCTTTGCAAAGACATAGTTTCAGTTTCAAAGCTGTTTATAATCCGCTCCACAGGGGTGGAAGGCACtttattattcatattGTTTATAACGACCCCATAATCAGGCGCCGTCACCACAGAAACTGATTTTTTAGTCTTATGCGGTAATCTTGGAAATTTCTTACCAGGATATATACTTTTCAGATCATGAGACAATTGCTTTAAGTCCTGATAAGATTTAGCGACATAAATAATCGTTTCTTTATGTTCAGTACTTCtaactttgatcaaataGCGGTAATGCCTTTTCTTGGAGGTGGTAGTACGAGTAGTAGTCCCAGTAAGCGACAATTTTGACAAGAGTGCAGTTGGCGAATTTGAGACGTTAAAGGCATTTTTCATCCATTTTgaagttgatgaaaaagatttcaTTGGAAATGAGGAAGTTACAGATGGCTTTGAAGAgttcttctttgttttcCCTTTGTAAGATAGCATTGATGATTCAGGTATTACTGCGACAATATTAATATCCCATCCGTTAATAAACATTGGCTCAGTGGTAACGAGTTTTTGTAAAGTTTCCTTTGTTGGAATGGCGAAGTCTTCTacttttgatcttttccTGACGTTCTCATTTTCTAAGGTAAACTTATCTTGGCTGTAATAAATACCTTCGTGTCTTGTACCAATACCTGAGTTGAACAAGAGTAACACTAtcttatttaatttttggccaattttttttctcttcgtTGATTGTTCCCTGTCCATACTATCACTGAAACCTAGAGTCATAAAATGCTCgaagaatatttgaacTTTGGTCTGCCAAAAGGACTCatcaattgataaatttcttgCAAATAATGGAAACGACATTATGAATTCTTGTACGATATAAGACAGCATGGGAAACTCAGTAGTGTTGCAATTCCTAACGATGTCACTTTGCTCTTCTTGTATCTTTTTCGAAGGTGATCTGGTTACATGACTTATTGTCCTCTTGATAGGGGAAGTATGCAAAGATTTAGCCACAATTTTGGGATCATCTTGTGTGAATGGATAGCCAAAGTTGCGTAATGCTAATGGATTATTAAGTTCTTCCAGTTCCTTCTGTAACTGGATTCTTAGtaattctcttttcaaataatgttCCTCAATGGGAGAGAACGGTTGAAAATCTGTCATTGTGAAGTATTTTAGCTCTGCGGAAACCCAGAGTTCTTAGCAACAGTTTTGTGAGCGGTGATGAGTTTGATATCTTTACAGCAAATAAACTCTGTGCCAGAAGTATGTTTATCTTGCTTTGAGAACTGTTGTGAATGTATATAATATCTCTGATTctacaatatttttcagcCTCGGAATTCAAGGTTATTATCATATAAGTGTCAAAGACagtatgtatatatattacaaGAACATTGGCCACTCATTTCGCAGCGTTGCAGCGTGTATTGACCAATTATGGCTGAGGTAACATCCAGGTTACTAACTGACAGATGGAAAGAGTGAAACAGCGGTCAAAGAGGGTTCGAAGAGCTGCATTTAGATCTATCAAGCAATTCAAGAAACATCGATAGTTATTCAAGGATATCTCGTTTGGACGGCAGCAGCCCAGTCACATAACTCAAAAAGGTGATCAATGAGGCGGAACGACTGGTATCTTCCTGGGAAAACTGGGAAAAAGCCATCTGGACAAATTACTGGATTCCAGCATGAATTAGGCAAGTCTTGGAGCCCTTGTAGATTCTACAGTAGCTACAGATATGTAAATTGACATAGGTGGCGGTGGTTGTAGTTGCCACCGTTTCGATGACCATCTCTATGGTTTTACATTCCATGAAATAAAACGCTATTGGTCTGCCCCGAAGCTTCGCCAAAGATCTCAGCAGATCAAAATCCCTCCCAAGACACTTTAAACTCGTCTAAATGGCCTCAGTTGCCCACCTTGGCCTACAGTTGTCATCTCATTGAACTATGTTTATCCTCAatatgatttgaaaacgcggtatctttttgaaaatccaatataataaaaatcattttcaaatattcattgatCAACTTTCTAATAAAATAGCGTCAATAGCGTAGATTGCAGCTGCATTCAACACCtcctcattatttttagtCTAGTGGTATACTATCTCCATCGGGACTGCACTTTTTTCCACGTTTTTTGAGCTGCTAAGTCTGCATTATGAACCAATCTATTGCATCTTTAATTAGGAATAAGGTGTTtaaagcaagaaaaaactTAGATATTGAAGGGAATAGTAACACACAGTCTTTACCCAATCTCGAGAAACTATCCCTAAGTGCTGAAAAGCCTCTACCcaacgaagaagaagatgatgatgatgaagacgacgatgatgataatgattcCCCTGCTGAGGCaataaaaatcaaaaagaaaaacagCAAGATGATGAGAATCAGGAATAGGATGACTTCACCTGAATTGGGTTTTAAAAATAGTAAGAAACATAATGAAGGCGAACTTAATGAACAGGAGGGCCAAAGTTACAACAGAAAGGTCTCGTCCTTTTTTTCGAAACGTAGAGCAATTTCGACTAGTCCGTCCTTGGGTCGCCCTGAAAGGTTCTCTCATATGGAAGACGACCCTTTGATACAAGGGACAGCATATGTTGAAAGCTTTCCTACCGTTTCCAGGACGCCTACAGCATCTTCAGTCGGTTCTTCGGCGAGATTGTTTCtcaattcatcaaagaGAAACACCGTAGcatcatcatcctcattaAGATTCAATTTGAACATGGAAAGACACTCTGATTCGTTTACAGATACTACAGTGGACTCAAGAGCGCAATCGTCCGATCATTTTACCCAGATACGTACTAGTGACTCTCTGCAAGATACCGGTAGAAGGTCAACCAGACAGCGGAGTAAGACTATTGACGTTGCTGATGTCAGGTACAGGAAACATATTTCCAATTCTGAAATGATCTTGGAAAACTCCAGACCGGATAATAAGTCATCGGTGaatgatataatttttcaatcaagACCAAAGAGTTCAGTTACACCTACTACTTTTTTACCGAATAAATCATATGACTCTTTAAAGACCTCCAGAGTATCGACTGGATCTCCCCATCATGATAACAGTTCTACAACTTtgtcaaataataaaagaagTGCTTCGATTGTTAATGCATTAAGTAGTTTGGTCAGTTTAAGGTCTACTTCGAGACAATTGTCCACAAGCAAGGCAGCTGTAGTTTTGGGTGACCTTCCAGAACCGCCTGAACCGCTCGAAAGCGAAGGATATAATAGCTATTTGGAAAGATTATCACCATATGGCAAATTCATTGGTTTTGTCCTTTGTGCAAGAGATAATCCATTCAAACTGAACTGTCTAAGACATTTCATAAGGGAGAATTTTGATGTTAGGAACGATTCGCTCGATATAGCACTAAGGAAATTACTGATTTTTTTCGAGTTACCAAAAGAGTCACAACAAATTGATAGATTATTGATTGAATATAGTAGAAACTATTATGATTCACAATCAAGAGAGCATAGTGACCTGAATCCGTGGGAAAATGAGAATCAAGtctattttattttatattctttattaGTTCTGCATACCGATTTCTACAATCCaaataacaaaaacaaaatgacAAAACAAGAATTTGTCAATCTTGTTTCTACTGATACATACTCAAATGGTAATAAATTCCCCATTGAAATACttaattattattatgacAACATTATAAGTATAGAGTcaccaaaatttgaaattttgtcctcagaaaatgaaatctaTTCCCCAAAGAAACTAATAAGGGAGAAAAAGGTGttgaataatgaaatgaaattttttgaaccGATCAATTTTACCACTAATAGACCATCCTCTAactcattttcttcatttctACAACATTCAAGTTTATTGACTTTATctgatgatattgatgtCTATTCAAACATTTTGAACGATACGTTAGAGAATGTGTCATTGCATGAGCAAGTTGAAAGACTAATACAATTTGGTCTCAAAGAGCAAATTACTAAAGGTAAACCCAAGTATAAAAAgtattataatattttgaaagagtTTAAAGGTGCGTATTTACGAATTCCAAAGGACtttatttccaaattttcaaatctggGCTCTTTTGAAATAGCAAGTAAATCAGTGAATGAAGACAACGAATTCATATATGCCAAGATAATCCAAATGGGCGAACTATGCGTTTTCAATAAGAAAAGTGCATTGAATCAATTTACAAATAAGAATAAGTATGCATTATTGACGACCTTCGGTATGCTTATTTACGATAGTAAAAGAAGGACCAACGATGAGTTCTTCACACCAGAACTAGTAAAGAATGATATAGTAGGAGAAAGctattatttgattgaaattAAGCCGGGATTTGACTTTGTGCCACTTGATCACTTATTTGCAGAAtccaatgaaaatgaacaGGATGAAACAAATAGCGAAACAGAATTGGCTATATGGTACAATGGCAATCGGATTATTTGGAGGTGTGCGAATActtatgaaaaaaataattggatTGACTCAATCAACCTATTGAGATGTATTTACGGCTGTGAGTTCAACTTCGATTGTTTAAGTGACACAATAATCTTTAAGAGGGACGATACAATAGCTAATAAACTTAAAACTATCGGAAAACAGAGATTGAAAGAGTATAAGAAGTTAAGACGAATGAAAAAAGTATTAATCCTTTATGGAC
This is a stretch of genomic DNA from Kazachstania africana CBS 2517 chromosome 8, complete genome. It encodes these proteins:
- the PRP3 gene encoding U4/U6-U5 snRNP complex subunit PRP3 (similar to Saccharomyces cerevisiae PRP3 (YDR473C); ancestral locus Anc_5.608), with translation MPPKKDDKRGLKTELHPALRSSNFTLIKEQQREVNPYLATSAKNSTPYRHKLLRFHKPGEVSAIIERQREERKTEDIKRRQDALRLQELDKKRNEEEKLKILSGELPDLSIGEDKFLKNSNDIPDTVEWWDKIYLDQTFNILQKYEDETYNSDDEDEDDETPSISYVQHPIPIKVHDIRVPSKVYLTKKEQKKLRREKRKLKREEIETKIKLGLQPKPEPKVKVSNMMNVLESNQNITDPTSWEKTVKEQQEERKRKHYEMNEKRHEEAIKKRKALHNNQTLTSAYNSTMNNCCKIYWFKNVQNPRIRFKLKANSKQLSLRGACLRVKDEGSGIIIVIGEEKNCNFYDKLVMKRIKWDESFEDKSDKTGNIIAMTGNYVKKVWEGYLDFEVIKFPRGWFMKVCETEEALKSTLQQFNAESFCNFLIE
- the SFM1 gene encoding protein-arginine N-methyltransferase SFM1 (similar to Saccharomyces cerevisiae YOR021C; ancestral locus Anc_5.605); its protein translation is MKYIIEHMDEGFSEWVILEYSQIIRDVGAKNLILSSLPESTTEKDIPEKLLSLGLQWTTKDLRHVEKDFATLKPMEHGRVCLLDPRATSDLQPAEVNDFDYFVFGGILGDHPPRDRTSELKRQYPELLVGRRLGDKQMTTDTAVRTTQLIVKKGINFENIKFIDYPEFRFNKYEATEMPFRYVLDSNNKPILPEGMLELIKRDSAQTLDDLL
- the SYT1 gene encoding Arf family guanine nucleotide exchange factor SYT1 (similar to Saccharomyces cerevisiae SYT1 (YPR095C); ancestral locus Anc_3.407); protein product: MNQSIASLIRNKVFKARKNLDIEGNSNTQSLPNLEKLSLSAEKPLPNEEEDDDDEDDDDDNDSPAEAIKIKKKNSKMMRIRNRMTSPELGFKNSKKHNEGELNEQEGQSYNRKVSSFFSKRRAISTSPSLGRPERFSHMEDDPLIQGTAYVESFPTVSRTPTASSVGSSARLFLNSSKRNTVASSSSLRFNLNMERHSDSFTDTTVDSRAQSSDHFTQIRTSDSLQDTGRRSTRQRSKTIDVADVRYRKHISNSEMILENSRPDNKSSVNDIIFQSRPKSSVTPTTFLPNKSYDSLKTSRVSTGSPHHDNSSTTLSNNKRSASIVNALSSLVSLRSTSRQLSTSKAAVVLGDLPEPPEPLESEGYNSYLERLSPYGKFIGFVLCARDNPFKLNCLRHFIRENFDVRNDSLDIALRKLLIFFELPKESQQIDRLLIEYSRNYYDSQSREHSDLNPWENENQVYFILYSLLVLHTDFYNPNNKNKMTKQEFVNLVSTDTYSNGNKFPIEILNYYYDNIISIESPKFEILSSENEIYSPKKLIREKKVLNNEMKFFEPINFTTNRPSSNSFSSFLQHSSLLTLSDDIDVYSNILNDTLENVSLHEQVERLIQFGLKEQITKGKPKYKKYYNILKEFKGAYLRIPKDFISKFSNLGSFEIASKSVNEDNEFIYAKIIQMGELCVFNKKSALNQFTNKNKYALLTTFGMLIYDSKRRTNDEFFTPELVKNDIVGESYYLIEIKPGFDFVPLDHLFAESNENEQDETNSETELAIWYNGNRIIWRCANTYEKNNWIDSINLLRCIYGCEFNFDCLSDTIIFKRDDTIANKLKTIGKQRLKEYKKLRRMKKVLILYGQCVPISLKTRNELIIQIKQQAVKINEIRNKIDKLSNDINIIDQIT
- the HSP10 gene encoding Hsp10p (similar to Saccharomyces cerevisiae HSP10 (YOR020C); ancestral locus Anc_5.607) — protein: MSTLLKSAKSIVPLMDRVLVQRIKAEAKTASGLFLPEKNVSKLNQATVLAVGPGFTDANGTKVVPQVKAGDQVLIPQFGGSTVKLNNDDEVILFRDSEILAKINES
- the LEC1 gene encoding Lec1p (similar to Saccharomyces cerevisiae YPR097W; ancestral locus Anc_3.408) — its product is MTDFQPFSPIEEHYLKRELLRIQLQKELEELNNPLALRNFGYPFTQDDPKIVAKSLHTSPIKRTISHVTRSPSKKIQEEQSDIVRNCNTTEFPMLSYIVQEFIMSFPLFARNLSIDESFWQTKVQIFFEHFMTLGFSDSMDREQSTKRKKIGQKLNKIVLLLFNSGIGTRHEGIYYSQDKFTLENENVRKRSKVEDFAIPTKETLQKLVTTEPMFINGWDINIVAVIPESSMLSYKGKTKKNSSKPSVTSSFPMKSFSSTSKWMKNAFNVSNSPTALLSKLSLTGTTTRTTTSKKRHYRYLIKVRSTEHKETIIYVAKSYQDLKQLSHDLKSIYPGKKFPRLPHKTKKSVSVVTAPDYGVVINNMNNKVPSTPVERIINSFETETMSLQSSSNKSTSSLQESYSQPLTKTNSQSMPDLNEPLAKVETDEKEQQEREEREEEDEEEFDDDDDDDDESDKDSIFHDVSDQKTSCLAHEKMRTSLRQYLRTLSKDKEVSESHVFQEFLSSHVANETEFNNEIKEDIKNRELVDINNLENQLKFQRLALEKSLKLQDSMKEFKASLLKDDAYLLSLMVELKTKNKISELSALPRGFIEWSKIYLSSIIYQLFLGNDNSYGFYTQIRRLHKLMPYKIMEQIMRFTNPMIIMKNMMDLFMAQPFGGQSLLQTMFSTILTDDLKSQKHIIKKLEDNILKNDDAEYARLIITCLKNTIFQIEKPSSDQIIDMGLIHEESETLGMPIVLLILMKSAEKKIILPEAVDELIESYSLWKIKGREIDSHSLYFQHIKELFQLYIKEHDKRLMRQLWQDPELSQLLKATISLIYEPMIKIFKVARIDVALKNFQRFMDDLIKLMDDIINGQVGTSTQFSIIDSINNLVTKHQDSFFDFVHDVYINDTEGIFEGFVTWIAKIIKFLQVSKFGRDEERIDFNSLLSAEVGRIDVPLLRKQVDEVINKKLEARKLYSKLLDLKIESDPNLNNDHANKVLERKWEQVNSMVIPKGTITFGVHDSELVDLDLDVADYDYLQKEGEIQLEQKYEKLLNQNSSTEEIQKVRSLFFEDCLRKVLKPLD